Genomic segment of Staphylococcus muscae:
ACCATACCAACAATTGATATGTTTTGGTGTCGCACTACAAGCAACAACATTACTACCTATATTTTTCCCTAAGGAGGCAGATTGATGATGAATATTTTAGATGCAATTATTAGTTTCTTCAGTAACATCTTTAAAGCAATCGGTAATTTCGGATGGATTAATACGTGTACACATTTCTTTGACGAACCAGAAATTCCACGTGAACTTTTAGAATTAGATAAATAATATCAATAATAACTAGAAAGTGTGTATAAAATTGGAAATGATACGTATCATTTTATTGACATTGTTTCAAGTTTTAGTTTTATTTTCAGTTACACATTTGATTTTAATTGATAAACCAAAATACACACGAAGGGATTACCTCTCTATTCTTATAGGGATTGTAGTCCCTTCTACCATTTTGTTTATACTGTTCGGCAAGGCGACATTATTTTACTTAATATTAAGTTTTTTTGTGTTCTTTTTTAACAAGCAGAAAATGATTGGTATTATTAGCGTTTTGATAGCTGCTTTAATATTGATACTCAGTGATTTTCTTTCTACTTTATTTTTTGAGTATTTGACATCGCATTACCATATGCACGTTTACCTAAGAGAAGGTATATACGTGATTACGTTTGTTAGCTGTGCAATTATATTCGCTTTTTTATTCCAATATCTCATGCGATTTTTAAGAGTGTCATGGCTTTACGTCAACAAATTGTATCTCGTTCTTCTAGCAGTTACATTGACGGCATTTTTTATTTTAATCGATCTTTTTACACCAGCTAAAGTGCGTTCTATCGAGGATATGAAAGCCATCGCACTCGTCATTATCGTCTATTTTATTGCTTTTGCGATACTCGTTATTATGATCTCTATTACCGCTTCGAGAGAGTTAACGTATCGACGAAACAAGCAGGAAATTGAAGATTATTATAAATATACGCTTCAGATTGAGGAAATCAACAATGATATGCGTAAGTTTCGTCATGACTACATCAATATGCTTTCAACGATGTCGGAATATTTAAGAGAAGACGATTTGGAAGGTCTTAAAGTATATTATGAACAGCACATCCATCCGATTAAAGATCACTTTGAACATACAGCGCTCAAATTAAACGGCGTTGAAAAGTTAAAAGTACGTGAGATCAAAGGAATGATGACGACAAAGATCATTGAAGCACAAGAACATCATATCAATATCAGTGTGGAAGTTGCCGATGAAATCACTGAAATTAATATGCCCATTATTGATTTAAGTCGCGTGCTCGGTATCATTATGGATAATGCTATTGAAGCATCATTATCTGTTGAAGAACCGATGATACAAATTGCCTTTATTCAAACTGATGTCTCTGTGCTCATTATTATTATGAATAAAGCACCTGACAATCTCCCTAAACTGCATACATTGTTCAAAGAAGGCTATTCAACGAAAGGCAACAATCGTGGTATTGGCTTGTCTACATTGAAAGAAATTACTGATAGTACAGACAATGTACTGCTCGATACAACTATTGACAATCAATATTTCATTCAAAAATTAGAAATATTAAACGACATTCCTTAGGAGGCGTTCTATATGAAAATATTCATTTGCGAAGATGATCCAAAACAGCGTGCACGCATGGAAAATATCATCAACACATACATTATGATTGAAGAAAAACCCATGGAAATTGCACTGTCAACGGACAATCCCTACGAACTGATAGAAGCCTCCAAAACGTCATCAGATGTTGGCTGTTACTTTTTGGATATTCAATTAGAATCAGATATTAACGGTATAAAAGTCGGCAGTGAGATTCGACAACATGATCCAATTGGCAATATCGTTTATGTCACGAGTCACAGCGAACTCACCTATTTAACATTTGTATACAAAGTTGCTGCAATGGACTTTATATTCAAAGATGACCCTGATCAAC
This window contains:
- the agrD gene encoding cyclic lactone autoinducer peptide AgrD: MMNILDAIISFFSNIFKAIGNFGWINTCTHFFDEPEIPRELLELDK
- the agrC gene encoding quorum-sensing sensor histidine kinase AgrC; translation: MIRIILLTLFQVLVLFSVTHLILIDKPKYTRRDYLSILIGIVVPSTILFILFGKATLFYLILSFFVFFFNKQKMIGIISVLIAALILILSDFLSTLFFEYLTSHYHMHVYLREGIYVITFVSCAIIFAFLFQYLMRFLRVSWLYVNKLYLVLLAVTLTAFFILIDLFTPAKVRSIEDMKAIALVIIVYFIAFAILVIMISITASRELTYRRNKQEIEDYYKYTLQIEEINNDMRKFRHDYINMLSTMSEYLREDDLEGLKVYYEQHIHPIKDHFEHTALKLNGVEKLKVREIKGMMTTKIIEAQEHHINISVEVADEITEINMPIIDLSRVLGIIMDNAIEASLSVEEPMIQIAFIQTDVSVLIIIMNKAPDNLPKLHTLFKEGYSTKGNNRGIGLSTLKEITDSTDNVLLDTTIDNQYFIQKLEILNDIP